CAGTTACACCAAAATACCTGTCAATTGCTTTCATCCCTGATAATTTGTGTTTTTTTAAAATACAAATTTAAAGAGGTTGAGCAAACAGAAAATGGTATCTGCTGCCTGCTCTTATTCCTATCATTCTTTACTAAACCAAAGGAATGTAAATGTCTGTTTTCAGCTTTTCCGGAGGAGTTTTCCCCGGACTGTTCAGGTATTTTTCGAAACAATGAATATCCCTCAATGTTTTACCACTTTCAGGCAACCATTGCCTGTAAATGTAATCATAGGTCTCATTCAGTTTTTCATAGGGCCCTAAATGTCGGAACACCGCATAATTACCACCTTCAATGGTTTTAACACCAATTTCGCCTTCAGGTCTGACGTCTTTGCTGACAGTGATACATGCTTCATACCTCAGCTTTTCTTCCTCTGTGATATGCGGATCATCATAACTAATGCCGATAAATTCTGTTCCAAAGCCCCAAAGTCTTTTTTCCGAAGCAAAAGCACTCACTTTATCCCATGCCTTAGCTGTACCTGCACTGTCGTACGGGCCGATGCTCATCACATAAATTACCCTTTTTTCTTTTCGTTTTTTAAATTTCGGCTTGATTTTCATAATTTTTTCACTTTTATTGATTTGAACAAATTGTAATGCCTGAGTTTGAAAAACAATTTCATTTCTGAAATTTGCCGGTGACACGCCAAAACGTTTTTTAAAAGCCCTTGTCAAAGAAGCAGGATTATCATAACCCACCATCCATGAGATATCCTGAATTGGCAATTTGGTATTAATCAGCAGGTTAGCAGCCTTATCGAGTCGAAGACGCTGAATAAAAGAAGACAAGGGTTCTCCCAGGTATGCCCGCATGATTCGATGGAAGTGAAAAGCAGAGAAATTCGCTATTGAAGCAAGCTTTTCCAGTTCAGGGCTCTCTTCCAGATGTGCATTAATAAATTCCAGCACCTTGTTGATGCGAACATGGTAATCATTCCTTGTTTCAGGCCTTTGGGTCATCAAAGAATTTTTATTCAAACATAAAAGCACACAAAGTTAACCTTCTTTTCCTTTCTTGCTGATTTGGCAGCGGTGGATATTTTTTTCACAAAATCTGATAATACGTTCAAAATCTTACCTTTGAAGCCAGAAAAATAAACTTAAAAAAAATGATGAAAGCATTATTCTTTATGATGGCTGTAATGACGCTGATTTTTTTCAGCGGATGTCAACCCAAAAAGAGTGAAAAGACAACTGCTGCCACTTCATCAGCAGATTCGCTCGATTTTGTTAAAGCAAACGGAAAACTTACACCTGAAATCCTCTGGAAATTTGGCAGGATAAATCCTGAAATTCAGCTTTCACCCGATAAAAAGACCATTTTATATGAAATGACCAGATACAACCTTGCTGAAAATAACAGCAATACGGATTTATTTATTCAACCTGCCAAAGGCGGAGAAGCCATCAACCTGACCAATACACCTGAAGTAAGCGAGAGCAACGCACAATGGCGTCCGGACGGGAAAAAAATTGGC
This is a stretch of genomic DNA from Sphingobacteriales bacterium. It encodes these proteins:
- a CDS encoding AraC family transcriptional regulator, with protein sequence MTQRPETRNDYHVRINKVLEFINAHLEESPELEKLASIANFSAFHFHRIMRAYLGEPLSSFIQRLRLDKAANLLINTKLPIQDISWMVGYDNPASLTRAFKKRFGVSPANFRNEIVFQTQALQFVQINKSEKIMKIKPKFKKRKEKRVIYVMSIGPYDSAGTAKAWDKVSAFASEKRLWGFGTEFIGISYDDPHITEEEKLRYEACITVSKDVRPEGEIGVKTIEGGNYAVFRHLGPYEKLNETYDYIYRQWLPESGKTLRDIHCFEKYLNSPGKTPPEKLKTDIYIPLV